Proteins encoded in a region of the Penaeus vannamei isolate JL-2024 chromosome 30, ASM4276789v1, whole genome shotgun sequence genome:
- the LOC113802301 gene encoding LOW QUALITY PROTEIN: zinc finger protein 853 (The sequence of the model RefSeq protein was modified relative to this genomic sequence to represent the inferred CDS: deleted 1 base in 1 codon) yields the protein MSAADAFLGPGRPRPQQASSPSRLQDPWVPRTDGGARAASRSPSPSAATTAPRSVFFDTIASNRARRGDARQASTSAHGDLGDVVLFLQGAEQTSGTKLDHRNTKAGRKHTQRQAQQRDQQDQELVQINQQVQQLLQQQQAQQQKIQQEGARYQQLQRQYQQISTQLQKQTQVFQTLQQQYLDFTQRYRQKRRQTPQQQSQQLQWQQYYQYKISHQHQQVQQIGQQQAQTHQQLVQLYQQLQQQQQAQQQLQQHLQQQLQRQEQLQKQQEQREQEQREQEQREQEQLQQLQPPQRPRSRSTSPKPDAGQQRDDASGGGRGRGGEEDEHDVDLVELLEEEEEEEEDDEEEEDEESLADQEDLKNKVEQCAAQIRSLSTDDLVSSDLEVVPRVRRASLCLSKGPSHLNVGPSLTHLGPSGVQKGPAHLNKGPARLNKGPRYLSRGPSKLSKGPQDLNIGPARLNVGPSDFHSGPSDLHRGPSGVNKGPGANKGPGHINKGPAGEYTGLPTPYKGLSSLAKGPSQKILGPASTRRSTEALH from the exons ATGAGTGCGGCCGACGCCTTTCTGGGCCCGGGCCGCCCCCGTCCGCAGCAGGCCTCGTCGCCCTCCCGCCTCCAGGACCCGTGGGTGCCCCGCACCGACGGAGGGGCGAGAGCAGCTTCCCGCTCGCCGTCGCCGTCAGCCGCCACCACCGCCCCCCGCAGCGTCTTCTTCGACACGATCGCCTCCAACCGGGCCCGGAGGGGCGACGCGAGGCAGGCGTCTACGTCGGCGCACGGCGACCTTGGCGACGTGGTGCTCTTCCTGCAGGGCGCCGAGCAGACGTCGGGCACGAAGCTCGACCACAGGAATACCAAGGCCGGGAGGAAACACACCCAGCGGCAAGCGCAGCAAAGGGACCAGCAAGATCAGGAACTTGTGCAAATTAATCAACAAGTTCAGCAGCTGCTCCAGCAGCAACAGGCCCAGCAGCAGAAAATTCAGCAGGAGGGAGCTAGGTACCAACAGCTTCAGAGACAATATCAGCAGATAAGCACGCAGCTACAGAAGCAGACGCAGGTTTTCCAGACGTTACAGCAGCAGTATTTAGATTTCACTCAGCGGTATCGCCAAAAGAGGCGGCAAACTCCTCAACAGCAAAGTCAGCAGCTGCAATGGcaacagtattatcaatataaaatcaGCCACCAGCACCAGCAAGTACAGCAGATAGGGCAACAACAGGCTCAGACACACCAGCAACTAGTGCAGCTCTACCAGCAattgcagcaacaacaacaggcaCAACAGCAGCTACAGCAACATttgcaacaacaactacaacgacAAGAGCAGCTCCAAAAGCAGCAAGAgcagcgagagcaagagcaacgAGAACAAGAGCAACGAGAGCAAGAACAGCTGCAGCAGCTGCAGCCGCCGCAGAGGCCACGCTCCCGCTCGACCTCCCCGAAGCCCGACGCCGGCCAGCAGCGGGACGACGCCTC aggcggaggacgaggacgaggagga gaggaggacgaacacGACGTTGATTTAGTGGAACtgttagaagaggaagaagaagaggaagaggacgacgaggaggaggaagacgaagagtcTCTGGCAGACCAAGAAGATCTGAAAAACAAAGTCGAACAGTGTGCGGCGCAGATCCGATCCCTGAGCACAGACGACCTAGTAAGTAGTGACTTGGAAGTTGTGCCTCGCGTGCGCCGGGCTTCGCTGTGCCTCAGCAAAGGACCCTCACACCTGAACGTAGGGCCCTCCTTGACGCACCTAGGCCCAAGCGGCGTCCAAAAAGGTCCCGCCCACCTGAACAAAGGACCAGCGCGCCTCAACAAAGGGCCCAGGTACCTGAGCCGAGGGCCGAGTAAACTCAGCAAAGGGCCACAAGACCTGAACATCGGGCCTGCTCGCCTGAACGTCGGCCCTTCGGACTTCCATTCCGGCCCTTCGGATCTGCACAGGGGGCCGTCGGGAGTCAACAAGGGCCCCGGAGCCAACAAGGGCCCTGGCCACATCAACAAGGGTCCTGCAGGAGAGTATACCGGTCTTCCCACGCCTTACAAAGGGCTCTCCTCACTGGCCAAAGGTCCTTCCCAAAAGATCCTGGGCCCGGCTAGTACGCGACGTTCAACGGAAGCCCTTCACTGA